The Methylobacterium durans nucleotide sequence GATTGCGCGGCGGTCGTCGAGGTCGGCAGCGCCCCCTTGACCTTGTCGAGGACGGGGATGGTCGGAATCGCGTCCGGGAAGGTCAGCGCGACGCGCTGGCCGAGCTTGATCGCCACCGGCGTCGCGCTGCTCGCCTGGTAGTCGGACTGGATCTGGGCCTGCTTCTTGAGGCCGCCGTCGCTCGACGCCTGACCCGAGGAGACGAGCTTGACGTTGGCGTTGATGGTCGAGGTGTCGGCGGCCCGAGCACCGACTTCCCCGCCGGCCGTGATGGTGGCGGCGGAGACGATCTCGGCGGTCGCCGAGCGCGCCATCCGGTTCGTCGAGATGAGGCCGCCGAAGCTGCGCGAGCCCGCGCTCGTCGTGGTGCCGCTGCCGGCCACCGTCTTGAGGGGCGTCTTGCCGGCAAGCGCCCGCGCCTTGTCGATAGCGACGCCCTTGTCCCGGTTCTTGATCGCTGCGGCGGCATTCTGCTCCGGCGTGCGAACGGTCACGGTGTTGCTGACCGTGGCGTTGACGGTGCCGGCGCTCGCCGCGTTGACGCCGACCGCGCCCGAGGCGGTGACGTTCGCAGCACTGATCCGCGCCACGATCGACTGCGTGGCGAGCACGGTGAAAAAGCCCGTGCCGAGCACTGCGTCGAGGGCGGTGCCGACGATCTTGTCGGCGATGGCGCTCGTCGCGATGCCGGTCAGGCCGTAGCCGACGACGTTGAAGGCCGCCGCGCCGCCGATCGCGGTGCCGCCGCCCTTCGAACCGCCCTCGACGGTGGTCTCGACGCGCGAATCGATCTTCGAGACGTCGCCCGCGCTGACGGTGACGTCGCCCGACGCCGCCGCGACGCTGCCGCGGGTGATCGTGGCCGTGGTGCTGCCGAGCACGACGTTCGCGGCGAGCGAGCCGGCGACGCCGAACTTGCTCGGCGCGCTCGACGCCTGCGCCGTGGTGGTCAGGTCGAGGGCGTTCTCGGCCGTCAGGGTGACGCCGGTCTCGCCGGCCACGATGGAATCCGTGAGGGCGGCGGTGACGTCGCGCTCCGCCGTGTTGATGGCCGAGCCGCGGCCGATCGCGACCGCGCCCTGGCTGACGACGGCCGAATCGACCTGCTGGTCGAGCGTCGTGATGTCGGTCGGCACGGCGATGGCGCGGGCCACCGTGGCGTCCATGGCGGTGACGGTGATGCTGCCGGCACCCGCCGAGAGGCGGGCCTTCTCGGCCGTCGCGCTGGTCGCGCCGGTGAGCAGGTTGCGCGCCTGGATCGCCCGGGCCTCGATCTCGGTGCTGTTGGTGGCGACGGCCAGCAGCGAGGCGCCCGTGACGGCGACGCCGCGCACGGCGACGCGCACGGTGTCGTTGGCGGTGATCAGGGCGGCGCCGGCCTTGACCGGCGCGGCGAGCGAGCCGTCGTCCTCGCCGTCGCCGGCGAGCGCTTTGGTCGGGTTGACCGGATCGTCGGGCGCCTCGGTGGCGGCGCCGATCTTCACGAGCAGCTTGCCGCGGTTCTCCGCCTGGAGCGCGACGCCGCCCTCCGCCGTGATCACGGCCGGGTCGGTCGCGAGGGGGGCGGCCGTCGGCAGGGTGCCGTTCGCCGCCACCCCGACATCGACGCTCGTCGTGCGGGTGACGGTCTGGTTCCCGGTGAGCGCGAACAGGTTGAGGATGTCGCTGAGGATCGGGATGTTGGCGTTGTCGGCCGCGACGAGCTTCGTCGTCACGGTGGTGGTGTCGGTCGCCGCGAGCCGGACCGCGACGGCCGGGTCGCTGCCCGGCAGCGTCGCCGCACCGGTCTGCGTGAGGCGCGCATCCTTGTCGACGGTGACCTGCGTGGTGTTGGTGACGGTGGTCTCGGCCTTCTTGATCACGCCCTCGACGGCGAGCTCGGCCGGCGTGAACACGTCCGACAGGCTGCTCTCGCCGGTGACGATGCCCTTGAGCGTGTCGCCCGTGCGCTTCGCCGTGTCCATGAAGGTGCCGGCGCCGGGCAGGACGAGGCCGACCGCCTTGACGTCGACCGTGGCACGCGTGGTCGACGCGAGCTTGATCGTGCCGCCGTTGACCGCGCCCGTCGCGCCGACCGCGATGGCCGAGATGTTGGTCTGCGTCGGGGTGATGCGCTTGAGCTGCGAGGAGAGCGCCGAGCGGAGCGTGACGCTGTTCTCGACGTCGGTGGTCAGCTCGGCGGCGCCCGCGAGCGCCGTGACCGTGCCGTCGAGGGTGATCCGGGCGCCGCCCGTGGTCGAGACGGAGAGCGTCTGGGTGTTGATGGGCGCCGCGTCGGCGACCGTGATGCTGCTGCGCACCGCGATCGAGACCGAGGTGCCCCCGATGACGGCGCCCTGGTTGATCGTCACGCCCATCCGCGCGACGGCGCTGGCCGCGCGGTCGCCGTTGCTCGTGACGAGAACCGGACTCACCGTCGCATCCGTCGCGAGGGTGACCGCGCCGCTCGCCTGGATCGTCTTGCCCTGCGCGACCACGAGGCTGTTATCGCCCGAGCCGCCGCGGAAGGTGATCCCGATGTCCCCGGCCTGCGCCTTGACGTCGGCCGAGAGATCGATGCGGTCGTCGCCCGTGCCGCCGTCGAAGCTCACCGCGAGGCTGCCCGTCGTGGCCGTGAGGTTCGTGTCGAACACGAGGGCGTCGTTGCCGGCGCCGGCGCTGAGGCTGAAGCTGGTGCCGGGCGGCAGGGTGGAGAGGTGCAGCGTGTCGTTGCCGGCGCCGAGGAGCACGCCGAAATTCGTGGTCGGCGCCGTGAAGGCGAGGCTCGCGAAGGCCGCGGCCGAGGAGCCGGCCGTCTGGCCGAGGGTATAGCCGCCGGTGCGCGCCGCGAGCGTCGCGTCGAGGTCGCCCGCCACAATGCCCGAGAGGTCGAGCTGCAGGGACCCCTTGCCGCCCGAGAAGACGCCGCTGAGGCTGCCGCCTGAGCCGATCGCTAGCGTGTCGGCGGCAGCCGAGGCGCCGGTGAGATTCGCGACGCCCGAGAAGCTGCCCGTGAACTTGCCGGCCGCGATCGTGCCCGCGTCGGAGCCCGTCAGCGCGAAGCGCGCGCCAGTGCCGTTGCGCAGGACAATGCCGTCCCCGTCGACGGCGCTGGTATCGCTGACGGCGAGCGTCGGGCGGCGTCCGTCCGGCAGGACGTCGAAGGTGGCGACATCGACGGTGATGACGTCCTTGTTCGCGGCCGAGCCCTGGATCGTGAAGGTGCTGAACGAGGCGACGTCGCCGAAGGTGTGGAGGACGCTACCCTCTCGGCCGTTTGTGAAGTCGAGAATCTGGATACGCTGGATCGTGGTGGCAGACTGGTTCGCGCCCTGGGTTTCCTGCACGAGCTTGACGAGGAGCTGATGCTCCTGCGTCGGCGGGTCGGACGGCACTGTGTAGGTGATGTCCGAGTTGAGGAGGACGCGCGGCTCCAGCGGATCGAAGATCAGCCGGTCGCGGTAGAGCATCCGGTCCGTCTTCGCCTTGAGGCGCATGACGAGCTGGCGCTTGGTGGGACGCTTGGCGCGCGCCGCGTCCTCGGCCGGCTTCGGCCGGTTGCGGCGGCGAAACAGCGGCCCCCAGAAGCCTTCCGACTTGAACGGAAAAGCCATCCCACTTTCTCCAGCCGAAGAGCGCGCGCCACGGTGGCGTGCACGAGGCGCAAGAACCCGGCACGCCGAAGGGCTGCCGGGGTTACTCGGTCACAAGGTCAGATGACGGGTCCGTCGCTCCCCCCGGCGCGACGGTCCTTGGCTGGAGAGGCTTCGCCCCGGCCGCGAGGAGCGGCCGGGGCGAAGTCGCGTCAGGCGTTGCCCGACGTCTCGAAGTCGGCCGGCGCGGCCGGGGCCGTATCGGGCGCTTCGGCGGCGGCTCCGCCCCCGATCCGCTCGGCGATCGGGGTCAGGTTCCGCAGCGAGGCGAGGTGCTGGTAGACCAGCTCCAGCTCGTCAGCCTGCATCAGCTCGGCGAGCCGGTCGGCCGGCAGCGCCTTCAGGCGCTCGCGGTTGACCACGCTGAAGCCCGACAGCGTCGAGCGCTGGCCCGTGCGCAGGGTGAATTGCGCCTGCATCGGCTCCAGGAGGTCGAGGTCCTGCAGCCGCTTCACGAAGATCTTCGTGCGCTGGAACTGCACCTGATAGGCCTGGAGGAAGCCCAGCACGTTCTGGAGGTACTGGGTGCGCTCGCCGTCGGCGTCGAACAGGCGCTCGCCGCGGCCCTCGTCGTTGCAGCCGGCGAACTCCTCGTCCACGCACAGGGTGAAGGTGGCGTCGGCATCGTTCGCGTTGTCGCTGGAGAACACGAACGGATAGCGGCGCAGGAAGGCCGGAACGTAGTTGCCCGCCCAGGCGCCGGTGTCGTTGACGTAGAGGTTCTCGTTGTCGCGGATGCCGAGGAGGGCCACCGGGATGATCTCGTCGGCGGCGCCGCCGAACACGATCGTGTACTCGGCCGAGGCGTTGCCGAACTCGGCCACCATCAGCGGCACGGAATTGACGCCCCGCGCGAAGTCGAAGGTGGCGCCGGCCTTGACGGACCAGGATCCGTGGCGCTGCCGCGTCACCGGCACCGCGCGCTCGTAAATGAGAAGTTGTTTGGTCATGGTTCCCCCAGGGGATGGATGTGCGATTCCCGCATCGTTCCGTACGCTTGATAACAAGGCGGTCGCACGTTGCGGAGGCGGTCGGTGCGTTTCGTATTGATCCTGCGTCTCACACCGGACGTCGTATTCTGAAAGGCACAGTTGAGGTAAATCAAAGGCGCTCGAAAGCGTGGCCTTTGTCTGCCAGTACATTGAAAAATGATCGCCGGTTCGTAGCCGATCCGCGCCTCGTTTCAGCGTATTCGCGGCCGGGAATTCAGGCCGCGCCAATGGCGAGGCGTGATTTTGGTGGCTTTCAGGCCATCTCCACCAGTCCTTAACCCGCCCAAGCACGCGCCGATCGGCCCCGTGACCTGAAAACGACCGCCTTGCGGATGAATACCGGGGCGCCCCAGGTGCGGAGGTTTTCCGGCCGGGAACCGATGCAGCGCGGGGCGCCGCCGGCAGGCGCCCGGCCGCAGGCGGATTGCGGCACGCCGGGCCGCCTCGCTCAGATCGCGGCCCGGCGCCGTCCGCGCATCGGCCGCAGGAGGTCCGCCTCCGTTCCGAACTTGGCGATGTAGGCCGTGTTGAGCCCGAGGCATTCCCGCGAGGCGCAGGCGTCGCGGTGGACGCACTGGTAGAAGCCGTTGCGCTCGAACTCCCGCCAGAAATCGGGGTCGATGTGCAGTTCCGGCTGGCCGTTGACGAGCGCGTCGCCGAGATCGCCGAGAAGGCATTCGGGGAAGTTCTTGATCTCGACGGCCCGGCCGAGGGCGCGGGCGCGCAGGACGGCCTCGCGTAGGTAGGGCAGCAGCACCGCGTGGGAGGCCACGAGATCCTTCTCGTCGCGCTCGGCCATCGGGAAGTAGACCCAGAATTCCATCTGGGTCAGGCGCTTGAGGTGGGCGAGCCGCTCCACGATCCCGGGCAGGAGGCGGTAGCTCCTGGCCGTCACCACGGTATTCGTGAGCGTCGCGATCCCCTCCATCGCGTCGAGGGTCTCGAGCCCGCGGAGGGCCCGCTCGAAGGAGCCCGGCACGAGGGTGAGGCCGTCGTGGCTCTCGGCGTCCGAGCCGGCGATCGAGACGAAGAACTCATCGACGCCGGCCTCGACGAGGCGCCGGCAGAAGCTCGCCTGGCCGAGATGCATGCCGTGGGTCTGGATGCGCACGTGCTCGAAGCCGCTCGCCCGGGCGCGGCGGGCGAGGTCCGGCAGGTCCCGTCTCAGGGTGATCTCGGATCCGGTGAGGATCAGGCCGTTCCAGCGCCGCTCCCGCGCGTTCTGCGCGAGCACCGCCTCGAAATGGGCATCGGATTCCGGCGCGAGCCGGTCCATCGTCCCCTCGATCATGCAGTGCACGCACTTGAGATTGCAGCGGAACTCCATCGTCAGGGAGACGTAGGCCGCGTGGTCGTAGCGTCCCATCCGCGGCCTCACAGCAATCCGTAATAGGCGCTCTTCGTCACCCGCGGGCGCCCGTCGACCACGGCGTAGTCGATTCCGACGTCGAAGAGCAGGTGCGAGAGCCGCCGCCGCTCATCCCGCAGGAAGGCGACGAGGTCTTCCGGGTAGGCGAGCCGTTCGAGGGCGAGGATCAACGGGTCGATTCCGATCCGCGAGAAGTAGACGCCCTCGCACAGGCGCTTGTTGGCGACGACGACGGTGCGGCAGCCCATCAGTTCAGGCCAGAGAATCGCGTCGAGATCGAGGCCGGGCAGGTCGAGATGGGCCGAGCAGGCGGTCTTCGCGCGGATCGCCTCGCGCTCGGTGGCCGCGTCGAAGAAGCTGTAGAGGTTGTCGAAGCGCAGGCCCTCGCGGGTCAGGGCGTAGGAGAGGCCCGAGGAGACGCTGCTGCCGGGATTGCCGACGTAGACATTGATCTGGTCGAGGTCGCGCTCGCCCCGCGCCAGGGCCTCGTCGAGGTCGAGCGAGAACATGAAGTAGGGGCGCGCCTCCAGGCCGGTGAGATCCGAGTTCGCGAAGGGTGCGAGGATCGCCAGCACCCGCGCGATCGAGACCGCGCGGTCGAGCCGAGCATAGTCGTAGAAGTAGAATTCCCAGGTGGTGACGTCCCCACGCCGCTTGGCGCCCCAGACGCTGTGCCCGGGCCCGAGGCCGTCGCGCAGGGCATCGCAGATGGCGAAGAGGCGCGGATGCGCGCCGGCGCTCGCGAGGGAGTGCCAGAGCAGGGTCGATTGGCGCAGGCGGCCGGTGGTCGGCCCCAGGGGTTCGTAGTCCCACAGGCAGTAATCGGCGTAGCGGTCGCCGGGTGCGGCGAGCTCGACGCGGGCGGGATCAAGCCTCACCGCTCCGATCCTGCGGCGACGCCGGAATAGAGCGTGAGGAAGGGCCGCCCGTCCCGCCCGACGCCGCCCGCGACGTGCCCGAGGGCCTCGTCGCGGCGCTCGGCGAGGATGGCGGCGGCCTCCGCACCCGGAACTCCGAGATCGGCGAAGGCCGCAAGCAGCAGATTCTCGGCCGCACCCACGGTGAGGCCGCAGGCGTAGAGGTTGAGGTCGTAGGAGAGCCGCGGCCCCGGTGCCTCGCGGGCCTCCAGGTAGTGGGGCGCGCCGCGCCCGCTCGCCCGCGCCAGCTCGAGGAGGGCCTGCGCCACGCCGAGCACGCGGGGGCCGGCCTCGCCCCAGCCCGCCTCGCCGGCGCCGATCCGGGCGAGCCGCGCGGCGATCTCGTCGGGGCCGCGCACCCGCGGCCAGTGGTAGAGGGTGACGATCGCCGGCCCGGGCCGGAGCGGATCCCACTTGTAGGCGCGGTGGACGAGGAGCGGCTCGCCCTCCCCCTCGTCCTCGCGCGCCCAGGCGGCGTCCGTGCGGGCCGACCATTCGACGTAGAGCTTGTAGAGCGGCCCGGACGGGCCGTCCTCGTATCCGAGATGGAGGAGGTCGGCCTCCGCGATGTGGGCGGCGGCCTCGGCCCGCTCGGCAGGCCCGAGGCCGAGCTTGGCCGCGAGCCCCTTGAGAACGGGGCCGGGCTCCGGGCCGAGGCTCGTCCGGTGCAGGCTCATCAGGAAGCGGTCGGACTGGAGCGTGCCCGCGGAGGCCTTCACCGAGCGCTCGTAGCCGAAGGGCTGGCCGAGGGCGGCGACGAGGTCGGCGACGCGGGCGCCCTCCGGCGTCCGGCGCAGGGCCGCCGGCCCCGTCGCGGCGCGGTTCGCGGGCGCGAGGCGGGCGTCCGGGCGGGGAGTCTCGACGGGGCCGTGCAGCCGCTCCAGCAGGAGCGCGTGGGGCGCCATCGTCCCGGCCAGCTGCTCGGCCCGGGCCCGGATCCCGGCGAGGAACGTCCCGAGGCCGCGCGGATCCGCAAGGTCCACCGGCGCGAAGGCCCGCCGCGGGAGGAGATCGGCCCCCGCCAGCAGCCGGTAATGGTCGCTCTCGCCGAAGAGGCGCGCCTCCGGCACCGCGACCCGCCCGCCGATCTCGTAGAGGTCGAGGCGATCGGCGAGGGCGTCGGGCAGGGGCGCGCGGCGGGCCGCCGCCCAGAACGGCTCCGGACGGCGGCCGAGGGCGAAGTGCAGGGCGACCGCTCCGGACGCCTCGTCGGCGAGATCCGCCATCCGCCGCGCGTAGCCCTGGCGCAGGATCGCCACGCCCTCGCCGCGGGGCAGGTGCTCCACGAAGGCCTCCAGCGCGCAGGGGATCAGGTCGACCTCGAAGCCTCCGAGGGGACCGGACTCCCGGACGGACCCGCCGATCCCGACGACGTTGCGCAGCCAGGGCGCCCGGCGGCGGCCGGCCCGCAGGACGCGGTGGCGCACCGCACCGTCGGGACCGGCCCCGGCAAGCCCGCGAAGCGCCGCCTCGGCGTCCTCCTGGCTCGTCAGCTCCGCCCGGTAGGCGAGCGCGATCTCGGTGCGGCCCGCGAGCGGCAGCCGCTGGGTCCAGCCCTCTCGCGTGCCGGCATAGGCGGCGAAGGACGGCCGCGCGGGGTCGGGCGGCCGCGACACGCTCGCGAGCCGGTCGCAGGCCCCTGCCGCCGGATCCTCGATCCAGGCCTCGCCGAGGGTGCCGCCGATGAGGAAGGCCGCCTCGCCCGTGCAATCGACGAAGATGTCGCCGGCGATCCGCGCGCCGCCCTCGACCGCGATGGCCGCGACGTCGCCGAGCGGCCCGGTCTCGGCCGAGACCGCGCGGCCCGGCACCGCGCGCACCCCTTCCGACAGCGCGATCTCGCGGAAGAAGCGGACGAGGGCGGCGCGGTCGAGATGATAGCCGTAGCTGCCCGCCTCGGTCACCGACGAGCCGCCCGTGTCCGGCGCCGGTCCCAGGCCTGCCGCCGCCATGTGCGTCTGCGGGGCGTAATCCGCGTAAGGCCCCGCCGTGCCGCCCTCCAGCCGCTCCTTCAGCCAGGGATGGAAGATGTCGAGGCCGTCGATGCGCGGCCCGCACTCGCCGTAGGGGTGCCAGTGGCCGGCGCCCGCCTCGAACCAGTCGTCGTAGCGGTTGGCGAGCGCGTAGGTCGCGCCGCAGCGGCGCATGAAGATGGCCTCGTCGATCGCGAAGCCGCGCAGGAAGCGGGTGAAGACGGGGCGCGTCGCGAGGGCACCGGGCGCCGGCGTGCCGGCGCCAGCCACCAGGGTCACCGGCGAGCCGAGCCGGCGCAGGACGCGGCGCAGGTAGGCCGCGGACATCCAGCCGGTGAGGCCGCCCCCGACGACGACGACGACGCGCGGGGCTGAGGTGTCGGAGGACGGGCGCATCATCGCGGGATCTCGGCTGCCGCTCGCGGCATGGCGCGGGCCAGGGCGGGTAGCGCCGCGGCGAGGAGGTCGGCAAGGGGAGCCGCCGGCAGAACGAGATCCGCGCCCGGGCGCACGCGCTCCCGCTGGATCGCGTAGGTCGGCCGCAGCAGGGTCTCGTAGCGGCCGAGATAGGCGTCGAGGGCGGTGAGCAGGGGCGGTCCCGCCCGCGGATCCCGCAGCGCCTCCGCGGTGAAGCTGCGGAGCTTGCGCGCGAGCGCCACGTCGAGGGGCACGTCGAGCCAGATCAGAAGGTCGATGAAGGCGCCCGTGCCCGCGTGAGCACGCCCGAGCAGCGTGTCGAACAGCGCGATCCGGGGCTCCGCGCGCCCGAGGCGCAGGGTGCCGCCGCGGGCGCGGTCCGGCACGGCCTCGCCGCGCCTGAGGGCGGCGAGGTCGGTTGCCAGCCCCGGCAGCGGAACCTCGGCCAGAGGGGCGCCGCGTCGCAGCCAATCGGCGACCCTGTCCGGCGGCCAGTCGGTGATGCGCTCGTAGGCGTCGTAGGAGACGATCGGCGCACCGCCGAGATGGCGGCACAGCGCCTCGGTGAGGCTGGTCTTGCCGCTGCCGGGCGGTCCGGCGACGGCGACGACGAAGGCCGGCCCGCTCACGGACGCGGCCCCGGCTTGCGGGCCTCGATCAGGTGGAAGGGCGTCTCGAGCGCGACAAGGCCCGCCGTGATCTCCGAAAATCCGAGGCCCTGCAGGACCTCGCGGTAGAGATCGGCCGGGCGGAAGAAGGGCTCGAAGACGAGGTTCGGCGCGGACGCGAAATCCGCCCTCCGCCCACGCCTCGGCAGCGGCGCCCGCTCGAAGATCACGAGGCGGCCGCCCGGTTCCAGAACGGCGCCTGCGCGAATCAGCAGAGCGCGCGCCTCCTCGGGGGGCCAATCGTGCAGGACCGACTTGAAGGTCATCAGATCATGCCCCGTCGGCAGGGCATCGCGGCGCATGTCGCAAGGGTGGAAGGCGGTGCGCGCACCCTCCGCCCGGCCCGCGAGGTTCTCCCGGCCGAGCGCGCAGACCACGGGCAGGTCGACCACCGTCGCGGAAAGATGAGGGGCCCGGGCACAGGCGTGCGCCGCGAACTCGCCGCTGTTGCCGCCGAGATCGAGCAGGCGCCGATGGCGGGTCAGGTCGATTCGGTCGAGGCAGGGGCCGGCCTCGTAGCGGGTGAGGCAGGTCGTGTAGGAGACCCAGCGCCGGGTCGCGGCGAGATTCTCCGGCGTCAGGTCGAAGCAGCGGTCGTAGCGGAACAGCTCGAAGGTGCGCGAGCGCCCCATGAAGGCCGGCATGTCGCCGACGAAGGCGGGGAAGAGGGTGCGCAGATCCTCCGCCGCGGCGGCGGCGAAGGCGAGCTTCGCCTCGATCAGGTCGCGGGCCGGCAGCACCGCCCGGAAATCCGCGGCGAGCGTCACGCCCTCCGCCTGCTCCTCCAGCACGCCGGACGCGGCAAGCAGGCCGACGAGCATGGCGAGCCGCTCCGGCGGGAGCCCTGCGCGATCGGCGAGGGCGATCATCGGGAGGGGCCGCGGGCGAGACGGTCGATCAGGCCGCGATCGAGGGCGAATCCGAGGGCGCGCGCCTCGATCTCGTGTTCGAGAAACCGCTCGACAAGCGGGAAGCCTGTCTCCACCGCCGCGGGCGCCCGACGCGGCGCGTTCATCGACACCGATTCGCGAATGCTGGCGTGAGACGCTGGATCAACAAAAAATCCTCGACGCTGATCGTTCGCGCCACATTCCAATCCTGATTCGTCGGCACGGAGCACGGGGATAGCACTGATCCTGTTGCTCTGCGACACTTGCAAAGCAACATGAAGTCGATATGCAACGAAGGCAAGGCGCTCGATGACGGGCGCTTTTATTCAAGAAAGACATTGACGGTGACTTGGGCGCATCACTGTCCCGCCACGAAGCGGGGCCGGAGGCACCCCGGGTTCCGCCGCTCCGAATGGGGGACGCCGTGAGCGACACGATGGGGACCGGGGCCGACGCGAAGGCCGCCGATCAAGTCCGCGCGATCGAATGGCGCGAGGACGGGATGGCGACCCACTTCGCCAACGTGGTCAACGTCCAGGGCACCCGCGAGCAGGTCGATCTCTTCTTCGGCACGAACCGGACCTGGAACGTCGCCGAGACGGCGAACGTCGTGGTCGATCTCTCGAACCGCATCATCCTGACGCCGCTGGCCGCCAAGCGCCTGCTCTCGGTGCTCGGCGGGGTGCTCGCCGAGTACGAGTCCCGCCACGGACGCCTCGACCTCGAAGGCTGACCACACACCACTCAGCACAGGTCCGGCAGGGCGGGCGGCGAGCCATGAGCGAGCGTTTGGCGGCGGAGGTCCCATCGGCGTCCCAGGCGGACGGCCGGCTGTCGATCCTTGAGCCAGCCCTATGGCAGCGCCTCCAGACGGCCGTCACCCTGGCCGAGGCGACGCAGGCGTGGCTGACGCTCCAGGTCCGGATGCTCCCGGCAGCCTCTGACGGCTGCGTGCTGGCGCCGCAGGACCTCGCCCCCCTGGCGGTCGCGGGTGCGGAGTCGGAGGGCCTTCTGCGCGAGGCGGCGGCCACCGCCCTGCGCGAGAACCGTCCCGTGGTGCACGAGACGGAGGACGGCCCCTCGCGCGCCGCCATCGCGCTGCCCCTCCTGGCGGACGGAGCGGCCTTCGCGGTCGCGGCCTTCGCGGTCGAGACGCGGGACAGGGACGAGTTGCGCGGTGCGATCCGGCAGGTGCAATGGGGAGCCGCCTGGCTCGTCGCCAAGCAGAGCGAGGTGATCGGGCGCCGGGACCGGCAGGGGCTCGCCCGCTCCCGCGCCGCCCTCGACCTGCTCGCGGGCGTGCTGGAGCAGTCGCGCTTCCGCGGCGCCTGCATGGCCGCCGTCACCGACCTCGCCATCACCTTCTCCTGCCAGCGCGTCGCGATCGGCTTCATGCGGCGGGGCGTCGCCCGGGTCGCGGGCATCTCGCACTCGGCCCAGTTCGGCCGCGAGATGAACCTCGTGCGTCGGCTCGGCGCCTGCATGAACGAGGCGGTGGACCAGCGCAGCCTGATCCTGTTCCCGCCGCCGCCGGGCGAGGTCTTCGTCACGACGGCGCATGCCGACCTCGCCCGCCTGCAGCATGACGGGCGCGTGCTGACCGTGCCGCTGCTCGTCGACGACCGCTTCGTCGGCGCGGTCACCCTGGAGCGGCCGGGCGACCAGCCCTTCCTGCCCGAGACCGTCGAGCTGATCGCGGCGACCTGCGCGGCGATCGGCCCGGTTCTGGAGGAGAAGCGCCAGAACGACCGCTGGCTCGCGGTGAAGGCCGCCGATTCCGCGGCCGGGCTCGTGCGCCGGATCGTCGGGCCCAACCGGACCGGGCTGAAGCTCGGCCTGGCCGCGCTCGTCGCCGCCGTCGCCGCCCTTTCGCTGATAAAGGCCGATTACCGCGTCACGGCGGATGCCCGCGTCGAGGGGCTGGTGCGCCGCTCGGTCGTCGCCTCCTACGACGGTTACCTGAAGGCCGCGCAGGTCCGGGCCGGCGACACGGTGCGGAAAGGGGACCTCCTCGCGAC carries:
- a CDS encoding tryptophan 7-halogenase, producing MMRPSSDTSAPRVVVVVGGGLTGWMSAAYLRRVLRRLGSPVTLVAGAGTPAPGALATRPVFTRFLRGFAIDEAIFMRRCGATYALANRYDDWFEAGAGHWHPYGECGPRIDGLDIFHPWLKERLEGGTAGPYADYAPQTHMAAAGLGPAPDTGGSSVTEAGSYGYHLDRAALVRFFREIALSEGVRAVPGRAVSAETGPLGDVAAIAVEGGARIAGDIFVDCTGEAAFLIGGTLGEAWIEDPAAGACDRLASVSRPPDPARPSFAAYAGTREGWTQRLPLAGRTEIALAYRAELTSQEDAEAALRGLAGAGPDGAVRHRVLRAGRRRAPWLRNVVGIGGSVRESGPLGGFEVDLIPCALEAFVEHLPRGEGVAILRQGYARRMADLADEASGAVALHFALGRRPEPFWAAARRAPLPDALADRLDLYEIGGRVAVPEARLFGESDHYRLLAGADLLPRRAFAPVDLADPRGLGTFLAGIRARAEQLAGTMAPHALLLERLHGPVETPRPDARLAPANRAATGPAALRRTPEGARVADLVAALGQPFGYERSVKASAGTLQSDRFLMSLHRTSLGPEPGPVLKGLAAKLGLGPAERAEAAAHIAEADLLHLGYEDGPSGPLYKLYVEWSARTDAAWAREDEGEGEPLLVHRAYKWDPLRPGPAIVTLYHWPRVRGPDEIAARLARIGAGEAGWGEAGPRVLGVAQALLELARASGRGAPHYLEAREAPGPRLSYDLNLYACGLTVGAAENLLLAAFADLGVPGAEAAAILAERRDEALGHVAGGVGRDGRPFLTLYSGVAAGSER
- a CDS encoding AAA family ATPase, with the protein product MSGPAFVVAVAGPPGSGKTSLTEALCRHLGGAPIVSYDAYERITDWPPDRVADWLRRGAPLAEVPLPGLATDLAALRRGEAVPDRARGGTLRLGRAEPRIALFDTLLGRAHAGTGAFIDLLIWLDVPLDVALARKLRSFTAEALRDPRAGPPLLTALDAYLGRYETLLRPTYAIQRERVRPGADLVLPAAPLADLLAAALPALARAMPRAAAEIPR
- a CDS encoding methyltransferase; the protein is MIALADRAGLPPERLAMLVGLLAASGVLEEQAEGVTLAADFRAVLPARDLIEAKLAFAAAAAEDLRTLFPAFVGDMPAFMGRSRTFELFRYDRCFDLTPENLAATRRWVSYTTCLTRYEAGPCLDRIDLTRHRRLLDLGGNSGEFAAHACARAPHLSATVVDLPVVCALGRENLAGRAEGARTAFHPCDMRRDALPTGHDLMTFKSVLHDWPPEEARALLIRAGAVLEPGGRLVIFERAPLPRRGRRADFASAPNLVFEPFFRPADLYREVLQGLGFSEITAGLVALETPFHLIEARKPGPRP
- a CDS encoding DUF3467 domain-containing protein produces the protein MSDTMGTGADAKAADQVRAIEWREDGMATHFANVVNVQGTREQVDLFFGTNRTWNVAETANVVVDLSNRIILTPLAAKRLLSVLGGVLAEYESRHGRLDLEG
- a CDS encoding efflux RND transporter periplasmic adaptor subunit is translated as MSERLAAEVPSASQADGRLSILEPALWQRLQTAVTLAEATQAWLTLQVRMLPAASDGCVLAPQDLAPLAVAGAESEGLLREAAATALRENRPVVHETEDGPSRAAIALPLLADGAAFAVAAFAVETRDRDELRGAIRQVQWGAAWLVAKQSEVIGRRDRQGLARSRAALDLLAGVLEQSRFRGACMAAVTDLAITFSCQRVAIGFMRRGVARVAGISHSAQFGREMNLVRRLGACMNEAVDQRSLILFPPPPGEVFVTTAHADLARLQHDGRVLTVPLLVDDRFVGAVTLERPGDQPFLPETVELIAATCAAIGPVLEEKRQNDRWLAVKAADSAAGLVRRIVGPNRTGLKLGLAALVAAVAALSLIKADYRVTADARVEGLVRRSVVASYDGYLKAAQVRAGDTVRKGDLLATLEDRDLALERLRWVTERQQRTYEYDKALATRQPATINVVKSQIDQADAQIRLIDEQLARAKFTAPFDGLIVSGDLSQAIGGAISRGQVLFEIAPLDAYRVVLSVDERLIADLREGQTGQMLASSLPDQPQALTIQTITPVAEARNGRNLFRVEGRITDGSTRLRPGMEGIAKVDVDRRLLAWIWARPVVDWARLALWHWWP